From Poecile atricapillus isolate bPoeAtr1 chromosome Z, bPoeAtr1.hap1, whole genome shotgun sequence, one genomic window encodes:
- the LOC131573432 gene encoding protein artemis-like, which translates to MSRFGGRTREYPAVSIDRFDRDNLRARAFFLSHCHKDHMKGLRGTTLKRRLEGSLKVKLYCSPVTKELLLTNWKYKFWENHIVALEVETPTQISLEDEISGEKEDVVVTLLPAGHCPGSVMFLFEGENGTVLYTGDFRLAKGEAARMELLHSGTRVKDIQSVYLDTTFCDPKFYHIPSREECLNGILELVRSWTSLSRSHVVWLNCKAAYGYEYLFINLSEELGIKVHMNKLDMFRNMPEILCHVTTDQHTQIHACRHPRDDDCFRGNRLPCGMTCLNGSPLHIISIKPSTMWFGERKKKTNVIVRTGERTYRACFSFHSSYSEIKDFLSYICPVNVYPNVLPVGGTEDTVMEILKPLCRSYRRIMEPRYKPLGTLKRAHKRELSDTDEDDLFDSELISTGPKIPKQQRRESRPSSTGQSENSEGKINESTESYTTYTSLKVDFMDCEESNDDDEDDEEESEKNTVQFLSHEPDATSTANFNGVSSGHQSNANVPCWDEFFMGNKLEESSENEDNIPSSADAGGSQSLFSDSDGVSDSTHISSQNSSQSTHISEQGSQGWDSQMDTVLITSQERSALDLSKGGSRAVVPVLQESPKDTQLDSSRGKPPGQNRPCAHDGACGLKSKDCEKAAEDGAAHVHEVLVEISDRCRTPDLELRKDSQSSSDFEIPLTPDAEAPQPDKLHHLYRKLAAGENIISEKKVS; encoded by the exons ATGAGCCGGTTCGGGGGCCGCACCCGCGAGTACCCGGCCGTGTCCATCGACCGCTTCGACCGCGACAACCTGCGCGCGCGCGCCTTCTTCCTGTCGCACTGCCACAAGG ATCACATGAAGGGGCTGCGGGGGACCACTCTGAAGAGGAGGCTGGAGGGCAG CTTGAAAGTTAAACTATACTGCTCACCAGTTACTAAGGAATTGTTGTTGACTAACTGGAAATACAAGTTTTGGGAGAATCATATT GTTGCATTGGAAGTTGAAACTCCAACTCAGATTTCTTTGGAAGATGAAATATCTGGTGAG AAAGAAGATGTAGTGGTGACACTTCTGCCAGCTGGTCACTGTCCAGGTTCAGTCAT GTTTCTGTTTGAAGGTGAGAATGGCACTGTGTTGTACACTGGGGATTTCAGGCTTGCAAAAGGAGAAGCAGCCAGAATGGAGCTTTTGCATTCAGGGACCAG GGTAAAAGACATCCAGAGTGTGTATTTGGACACTACTTTTTGTGATCCCAAATTTTATCACATACCAAGCCGG GAGGAATGTTTAAATGGGATCTTGGAGTTAGTGCGAAGCTGGACCTCACTGTCTCGTAGTCATGTTGTGTGGCTGAACTGCAAAGCTGCTTATGGATATGAATATTTATTCATAAACCTCAGTGAGGAACTCGGAATCAAG GTGCACATGAACAAACTTGATATGTTCAGGAACATGCCAGAAATCCTGTGTCATGTTACCACAGACCAGCACACGCAGATTCATGCCTGTCGACATCCTCGG GATGATGACTGCTTCCGAGGGAACAGACTGCCCTGTGGGATGACTTGCCTCAATGGATCTCCCCTGCACATAATCAGCATCAAACCCTCCACAATGTGgtttggggaaaggaaaaagaaaacaaatgtgatAGTGAG GACTGGGGAGAGAACATACAGAGCTTGTTTCTCTTTCCACTCTTCATACAGCGAG ATCAAGGATTTCCTGAGCTATATCTGTCCTGTGAATGTGTATCCCAATGTACTGCCTGTGGGTGGGACAGAGGACACAGTTATGGAGAT ATTAAAGCCATTATGCAGGTCATACAGGAGAATCATGGAACCCAGGTACAAGCCCTTAGGAACACTGAAGAGAGCCCACAAGAGAGAATTATCAGATACAG ATGAAGATGATCTCTTTGATTCAGAGTTAATTTCTACAGGGCCTAAGATTCCAAAACAGCAGAGACGAGAGAGCAGGCCCTCCAGCACAGGACAGTCTGAAAATTCTGAAGGAAAGATTAATGAAAGCACAGAAAGTTACACAACTTACACCTCCCTCAAGGTAGACTTCATGGATTGTGAGGAATcaaatgatgatgatgaagatgacgaagaagaatctgaaaaaaatacagttcaaTTTCTTTCCCATGAGCCAGATGCCACTTCCACAGCCAATTTCAATGGAGTAAGTAGTGGCCATCAGTCTAATGCCAATGTCCCCTGCTGGGATGAATTTTTTATGGGTAATAAACTAGAGGAAAGCTCTGAAAATGAGGACAACATCCCATCTTCAGCAGATGCTGGGGGGTCCCAGTCACTCTTCAGCGATTCAGATGGAGTAAGTGACTCAACACACATCTCCTCCCAAAATTCTTCTCAATCAACACACATATCAGAGCaggggagccagggctgggatagcCAAATGGATACAGTGCTCATCACCTCCCAGGAGAGAAGTGCCCTGGACCTCAGCAaaggtgggagcagagcagtggttcctgtgctgcaggagagtCCTAAGGACACTCagctggacagcagcagggggaAGCCACCAGGTCAGAACAGACCTTGTGCCCATGATGGTGCCTGTGGCTTGAAAAGCAAAGACTGTGAGAAAGCTGCAGAAGATGGTGCTGCCCATGTTCACGAAGTGCTGGTGGAAATAAGTGACAGATGCAGGACTCCTGATCTAGAGCTGAGGAAGGACTCCCAGAGTTCCTCTGACTTTGAAATTCCCTTGACTCCTGATGCTGAAGCACCTCAGCCAGATAAACTGCACCATTTATACAGGAAGCTTGCAGCAGGTGAAAACATAATCAGTGAGAAAAAAGTCTCCTGA
- the LOC131573433 gene encoding uncharacterized protein LOC131573433 isoform X4: MYKELSGGVGMPVDRHCELMVTHEEPDLPTCLEEKHSLGESSTSCKEELKTNDMNMSEVSEVMTKADIKPKSMHRAKIWSDNVENLYRFQQAGYRDEVEYKQVKQVDEALHTHGSLEKPVQCPLSWLPQPALAHTLRLPGAGTQPSGSRGHEEFLH; this comes from the exons ATGTACAAGGAACTGTCGGGTGGAGTAG GGATGCCTGTGGACAGGCACTGTGAATTAATGGTGACTCACGAAGAGCCAGACCTACCCACATGTCTTGAAGAAAAACATTCATTAGGTGAATCCAGCACATCCTGTAAAGAAGAACTTAAAACTAATGACAT GAATATGTCTGAAGTTTCTGAAGTCATGACAAAAGCTGACATCAAACCAAAATCTATGCATCGTGCCAAAATATGGTCAGATAATGTAGAGAACTTATACAGATTTCAGCAAGCTGGATACAGAGATGAGGTGGAATATAAACAAGTGAAACAAGTTGATGAG GCACTCCACACTCATGGATCTCTTGAAAAGCCTGTCCAGTGTCCTCTGTCCTGGCTCCCTCAACCAGCCCTGGCTCATACCTTGAGGCTTCCAGGGGCTGGCACCCAACCAAG tggCTCAAGAGGACATGAAGAGTTTCTCCACTGA
- the LOC131573433 gene encoding uncharacterized protein LOC131573433 isoform X3, whose protein sequence is MYKELSGGVGMPVDRHCELMVTHEEPDLPTCLEEKHSLGESSTSCKEELKTNDMNMSEVSEVMTKADIKPKSMHRAKIWSDNVENLYRFQQAGYRDEVEYKQVKQVDEALHTHGSLEKPVQCPLSWLPQPALAHTLRLPGAGTQPSLSPEFPDYKQ, encoded by the exons ATGTACAAGGAACTGTCGGGTGGAGTAG GGATGCCTGTGGACAGGCACTGTGAATTAATGGTGACTCACGAAGAGCCAGACCTACCCACATGTCTTGAAGAAAAACATTCATTAGGTGAATCCAGCACATCCTGTAAAGAAGAACTTAAAACTAATGACAT GAATATGTCTGAAGTTTCTGAAGTCATGACAAAAGCTGACATCAAACCAAAATCTATGCATCGTGCCAAAATATGGTCAGATAATGTAGAGAACTTATACAGATTTCAGCAAGCTGGATACAGAGATGAGGTGGAATATAAACAAGTGAAACAAGTTGATGAG GCACTCCACACTCATGGATCTCTTGAAAAGCCTGTCCAGTGTCCTCTGTCCTGGCTCCCTCAACCAGCCCTGGCTCATACCTTGAGGCTTCCAGGGGCTGGCACCCAACCAAG TCTCAGCCCAGAGTTCCCTGACTATAAGCAGTGA
- the LOC131573433 gene encoding meiosis-expressed gene 1 protein-like isoform X5 produces the protein MYKELSGGVGMPVDRHCELMVTHEEPDLPTCLEEKHSLGESSTSCKEELKTNDMNMSEVSEVMTKADIKPKSMHRAKIWSDNVENLYRFQQAGYRDEVEYKQVKQVDEVECWPETGFVKKLQRRDNTFYYYNRQRECEDKDVHKVKVYVY, from the exons ATGTACAAGGAACTGTCGGGTGGAGTAG GGATGCCTGTGGACAGGCACTGTGAATTAATGGTGACTCACGAAGAGCCAGACCTACCCACATGTCTTGAAGAAAAACATTCATTAGGTGAATCCAGCACATCCTGTAAAGAAGAACTTAAAACTAATGACAT GAATATGTCTGAAGTTTCTGAAGTCATGACAAAAGCTGACATCAAACCAAAATCTATGCATCGTGCCAAAATATGGTCAGATAATGTAGAGAACTTATACAGATTTCAGCAAGCTGGATACAGAGATGAGGTGGAATATAAACAAGTGAAACAAGTTGATGAG GTAGAGTGCTGGCCAGAAACTGGATTTGTTAAGAAACTTCAGAGAAGGGACAATACATTCTATTATTACAATAGGCAAAGAGAATGTGAAGACAAAGATGTCCATAAAGTGAAAGTTTATGTGTATTAG
- the LOC131573433 gene encoding uncharacterized protein LOC131573433 isoform X1, translating to MYKELSGGVGMPVDRHCELMVTHEEPDLPTCLEEKHSLGESSTSCKEELKTNDMNMSEVSEVMTKADIKPKSMHRAKIWSDNVENLYRFQQAGYRDEVEYKQVKQVDEALHTHGSLEKPVQCPLSWLPQPALAHTLRLPGAGTQPRHSLQKLPVLSAEHVPPAKARNVQSQHGRIN from the exons ATGTACAAGGAACTGTCGGGTGGAGTAG GGATGCCTGTGGACAGGCACTGTGAATTAATGGTGACTCACGAAGAGCCAGACCTACCCACATGTCTTGAAGAAAAACATTCATTAGGTGAATCCAGCACATCCTGTAAAGAAGAACTTAAAACTAATGACAT GAATATGTCTGAAGTTTCTGAAGTCATGACAAAAGCTGACATCAAACCAAAATCTATGCATCGTGCCAAAATATGGTCAGATAATGTAGAGAACTTATACAGATTTCAGCAAGCTGGATACAGAGATGAGGTGGAATATAAACAAGTGAAACAAGTTGATGAG GCACTCCACACTCATGGATCTCTTGAAAAGCCTGTCCAGTGTCCTCTGTCCTGGCTCCCTCAACCAGCCCTGGCTCATACCTTGAGGCTTCCAGGGGCTGGCACCCAACCAAG ACACTCTCTACAGAAACTTCCTGTCCTCTCAGCAGAACATGTGCCCCCAGCAAAGGCAAGGAATGTACAATCCCAGCATGGCAGGATTAACTGA
- the LOC131573433 gene encoding uncharacterized protein LOC131573433 isoform X6: MYKELSGGVGMPVDRHCELMVTHEEPDLPTCLEEKHSLGESSTSCKEELKTNDMNMSEVSEVMTKADIKPKSMHRAKIWSDNVENLYRFQQAGYRDEVEYKQVKQVDEALHTHGSLEKPVQCPLSWLPQPALAHTLRLPGAGTQPRS, from the exons ATGTACAAGGAACTGTCGGGTGGAGTAG GGATGCCTGTGGACAGGCACTGTGAATTAATGGTGACTCACGAAGAGCCAGACCTACCCACATGTCTTGAAGAAAAACATTCATTAGGTGAATCCAGCACATCCTGTAAAGAAGAACTTAAAACTAATGACAT GAATATGTCTGAAGTTTCTGAAGTCATGACAAAAGCTGACATCAAACCAAAATCTATGCATCGTGCCAAAATATGGTCAGATAATGTAGAGAACTTATACAGATTTCAGCAAGCTGGATACAGAGATGAGGTGGAATATAAACAAGTGAAACAAGTTGATGAG GCACTCCACACTCATGGATCTCTTGAAAAGCCTGTCCAGTGTCCTCTGTCCTGGCTCCCTCAACCAGCCCTGGCTCATACCTTGAGGCTTCCAGGGGCTGGCACCCAACCAAG ATCTTAA
- the LOC131573433 gene encoding uncharacterized protein LOC131573433 isoform X2, producing MPVDRHCELMVTHEEPDLPTCLEEKHSLGESSTSCKEELKTNDMNMSEVSEVMTKADIKPKSMHRAKIWSDNVENLYRFQQAGYRDEVEYKQVKQVDEALHTHGSLEKPVQCPLSWLPQPALAHTLRLPGAGTQPRHSLQKLPVLSAEHVPPAKARNVQSQHGRIN from the exons ATGCCTGTGGACAGGCACTGTGAATTAATGGTGACTCACGAAGAGCCAGACCTACCCACATGTCTTGAAGAAAAACATTCATTAGGTGAATCCAGCACATCCTGTAAAGAAGAACTTAAAACTAATGACAT GAATATGTCTGAAGTTTCTGAAGTCATGACAAAAGCTGACATCAAACCAAAATCTATGCATCGTGCCAAAATATGGTCAGATAATGTAGAGAACTTATACAGATTTCAGCAAGCTGGATACAGAGATGAGGTGGAATATAAACAAGTGAAACAAGTTGATGAG GCACTCCACACTCATGGATCTCTTGAAAAGCCTGTCCAGTGTCCTCTGTCCTGGCTCCCTCAACCAGCCCTGGCTCATACCTTGAGGCTTCCAGGGGCTGGCACCCAACCAAG ACACTCTCTACAGAAACTTCCTGTCCTCTCAGCAGAACATGTGCCCCCAGCAAAGGCAAGGAATGTACAATCCCAGCATGGCAGGATTAACTGA